One stretch of Segatella copri DNA includes these proteins:
- a CDS encoding ATP-binding protein, translating to MAALKLYPVGIQTFERIRKEDKLYVDKTEYIYRMTHSGGCYFFLNRPRRFGKSLLVSTFQSYFEGKKDLFKGLAIEKLEQEWTEYPVLHFDMSGGKHLEKKELEDYLGYQLANKEATYGITTPQNGANNRLTDLILTAYRKTGKQVVVLIDEYDAPLLDVVHEDTSLQVLRNVMRNFYSPLKMCEPYLRFVFLTGITKFSQMSIFSELNNITNVSMLPQYAGICGITKEELETQMSADIDALGEKLSKTRKETLAALGEYYDGYHFASESPDVFNPFSLLNAMTNGNLDYYWFASGTPTYLINMLNKFQVMPSEIGGSEADKSEFDAPTEKMTTIMPLLYQSGYITIKGYDSETELYLLDIPNKEIRVGLYRSLLPYYIGMNTVKGTTTIAKMSAAIRHNKIDEALEMLQTYLGTIPYCDNTDYEGHYQQMMYVIFSILDNYVDVEVHTPKGRVDMVLRTATHLYLFELKLNQSADVAMKQIDLKEYAKRFALCGLPIVKVGINFDVETHTIKDWKVED from the coding sequence ATGGCTGCATTGAAATTATACCCTGTGGGAATCCAAACTTTTGAGCGAATTCGAAAAGAAGATAAGCTCTATGTTGATAAGACGGAATACATTTACAGAATGACGCATTCTGGTGGATGTTATTTCTTCTTGAACCGACCACGCCGTTTCGGAAAGTCGTTGCTGGTTTCTACATTTCAAAGCTATTTTGAGGGTAAGAAGGATTTGTTTAAAGGGCTTGCCATCGAAAAACTGGAGCAGGAGTGGACGGAATATCCTGTGCTGCATTTTGATATGTCGGGTGGTAAGCATCTGGAAAAGAAGGAGTTGGAAGATTATTTGGGCTATCAATTGGCTAATAAAGAGGCTACGTATGGTATTACAACACCTCAGAATGGAGCAAATAATCGTCTGACCGATTTGATTCTGACTGCTTATCGAAAGACAGGCAAGCAAGTGGTTGTGCTCATCGATGAGTATGATGCTCCTTTGTTGGATGTAGTACACGAGGATACTTCCTTGCAGGTTCTTCGCAACGTTATGCGCAATTTCTATAGTCCATTGAAAATGTGCGAACCTTATCTCCGCTTTGTCTTCTTGACCGGTATCACCAAGTTCTCGCAGATGAGCATCTTTAGTGAACTGAATAACATCACGAATGTGAGCATGCTGCCTCAGTATGCGGGAATTTGTGGTATCACCAAGGAAGAACTGGAGACCCAAATGTCCGCAGATATTGATGCTTTGGGCGAGAAGTTGAGCAAGACAAGAAAAGAGACGTTGGCGGCTCTCGGGGAATATTATGATGGTTATCATTTTGCGAGTGAATCTCCTGACGTATTCAATCCATTCAGCTTGCTCAATGCCATGACAAATGGCAATTTGGATTACTATTGGTTTGCCTCTGGTACACCTACTTACTTGATCAACATGCTCAACAAGTTCCAGGTGATGCCATCTGAGATAGGTGGCAGCGAGGCAGATAAGTCGGAGTTTGATGCTCCAACCGAGAAGATGACCACCATCATGCCGTTGCTCTATCAGAGTGGCTACATCACCATCAAGGGCTATGACTCAGAGACGGAACTCTATCTCTTAGACATACCGAACAAGGAGATTCGTGTGGGTTTGTATCGTAGTCTTTTACCTTATTATATAGGTATGAATACGGTGAAGGGTACCACCACAATCGCCAAGATGTCTGCTGCCATTCGTCATAACAAGATAGATGAGGCTCTGGAAATGCTCCAGACTTATCTCGGCACGATTCCTTATTGCGACAATACGGATTATGAGGGGCATTATCAGCAGATGATGTATGTCATCTTCTCCATCCTCGACAATTATGTGGATGTAGAGGTTCACACGCCAAAGGGACGTGTCGATATGGTGCTCCGTACTGCCACCCATCTCTACCTCTTTGAATTGAAACTGAACCAAAGTGCTGATGTGGCAATGAAACAGATAGACTTGAAGGAGTATGCGAAGCGTTTCGCCCTCTGCGGTCTTCCAATCGTGAAGGTAGGAATCAACTTTGATGTGGAGACGCATACCATAAAGGATTGGAAGGTAGAAGATTAA
- a CDS encoding aspartate-semialdehyde dehydrogenase, with protein sequence MKVAIVGASGAVGQEFLRILAERNFPMDDLVLFGSERSAGRKYNFKGKDYEVKLLQHNDDFKDVDIAFTSAGGGTSEEFAETITKYGAVMIDNSSAFRMCDDVPLVVPEVNAEDALNRPRNIIANPNCTTIMMVVVLKPIDDLSHIKKIHISSYQSASGAGAAAMAELEQQYKDIIETGKTEHINKFPHQLAYNVIPQIDKMTPNDYTKEEMKMYNETRKIMHSDVRTSATCVRVSSLRSHSESVWFETEKPLAVEDIRKALEAAPGVTVKDDAQNYVYPMPLESAGKDDVYVGRIRKDLADDNGNTLWLTGDQIRKGAALNAVQIAEYLIKVGNVK encoded by the coding sequence ATGAAAGTAGCAATTGTTGGTGCAAGTGGCGCAGTAGGACAGGAATTCCTGCGTATCCTTGCTGAGAGAAATTTCCCTATGGATGATTTGGTGTTGTTTGGTTCTGAGCGTTCTGCCGGACGAAAATACAACTTCAAGGGAAAGGACTATGAGGTCAAACTTTTGCAGCATAACGATGACTTTAAAGATGTCGATATTGCTTTCACATCTGCTGGTGGCGGCACTTCTGAGGAGTTTGCCGAGACTATCACCAAGTATGGTGCCGTGATGATTGATAACTCTAGCGCATTCCGTATGTGTGACGATGTGCCTCTGGTTGTGCCTGAGGTAAATGCTGAGGATGCCCTGAACCGCCCTCGCAACATCATCGCCAACCCTAACTGTACCACCATCATGATGGTAGTAGTGTTGAAGCCTATCGATGACTTGAGCCATATCAAGAAGATTCATATCTCTTCTTACCAGAGTGCTTCAGGTGCTGGTGCTGCTGCCATGGCTGAACTTGAGCAGCAGTATAAGGATATCATCGAGACAGGTAAGACTGAGCATATCAATAAGTTCCCTCATCAGTTGGCATACAATGTCATTCCACAGATTGACAAGATGACTCCTAACGATTACACCAAGGAGGAGATGAAGATGTATAACGAGACCCGCAAGATTATGCACTCTGATGTTCGCACCAGTGCTACTTGCGTTCGCGTTTCTTCACTCCGTTCTCACTCAGAGAGTGTTTGGTTCGAGACAGAGAAGCCATTGGCAGTAGAGGACATCCGCAAGGCTTTGGAGGCTGCTCCAGGCGTAACTGTAAAGGATGATGCCCAGAACTACGTTTATCCAATGCCATTGGAGAGTGCCGGCAAGGACGATGTATATGTAGGTCGTATCCGCAAGGATTTGGCTGATGACAATGGCAACACATTGTGGTTGACTGGCGACCAGATTCGTAAGGGTGCTGCCCTGAACGCTGTTCAGATTGCTGAGTACTTGATTAAGGTGGGCAACGTAAAGTAA
- a CDS encoding AAA family ATPase produces MIERFKLLLQEMNRGIYEKETEISLSLLAALAGESIILLGPPGVAKSMVSRQLKTAFREAQSFEYLMSRFSTPDEIFGPVSIQKLKTSDTYERAVEGYLPTADVVFLDEIWKAGPAIQNTLLTVINEKIFRNGNREMHLPLKLLVAASNELPAKGEGLEALWDRFVIRIESRPIKLEKNFRAMLLEVKSEEQRASEVKSEERGVKKQSSAAEGKANSNAITAEEYAEWTERIDKIGVKIEVLDAISAIRKSLRAVNVDEAAERRNIYVSDRRWKNIVRLLRTSAFMQDREEVDICDLLPIYHCLWQEPEERDAIRNIVIRALFSPFADKLVEMKNALAEDIKYHRVRRNPEDGRDYEGEIETLSDGLTSLEKQLGENLFASADDKAEISAYLRDFYKELAFTRQDTMKLYEV; encoded by the coding sequence ATGATTGAAAGATTCAAACTCTTGCTCCAGGAGATGAACCGGGGCATTTATGAGAAGGAGACGGAGATATCGCTCTCGCTCCTGGCTGCTCTGGCAGGTGAGAGTATCATCCTGCTGGGACCTCCGGGTGTGGCAAAGAGTATGGTGTCCAGACAGTTGAAGACGGCATTCAGAGAGGCTCAGAGCTTTGAGTATCTGATGTCGCGATTCTCTACACCCGATGAAATCTTCGGTCCGGTGAGCATTCAGAAACTGAAGACTTCGGATACGTACGAGCGTGCGGTGGAGGGTTATCTGCCTACTGCCGATGTGGTTTTCCTGGATGAAATCTGGAAGGCGGGACCTGCTATCCAGAACACGCTCCTTACGGTGATTAACGAGAAAATCTTCAGAAACGGCAATCGGGAAATGCATCTTCCTCTGAAACTTCTCGTGGCTGCAAGCAATGAGTTGCCGGCTAAGGGAGAAGGACTGGAGGCGCTCTGGGACCGATTCGTCATCAGAATAGAGAGTAGACCGATAAAACTGGAGAAGAATTTCCGGGCGATGCTCTTGGAAGTGAAGAGTGAAGAACAAAGAGCTTCTGAAGTGAAGAGTGAAGAACGAGGAGTGAAAAAACAAAGTTCGGCGGCCGAAGGAAAAGCGAATTCAAATGCTATTACTGCTGAGGAGTATGCTGAATGGACGGAGCGTATCGATAAGATTGGCGTGAAAATCGAGGTGCTCGATGCGATTTCCGCCATCCGTAAATCTCTGAGAGCCGTGAATGTGGATGAGGCTGCCGAGCGCAGAAACATCTATGTGAGTGACCGAAGATGGAAGAATATCGTCCGCCTGCTTCGCACTTCTGCCTTCATGCAGGATAGGGAAGAGGTGGATATCTGCGATTTGCTTCCTATCTACCATTGTCTGTGGCAGGAGCCGGAAGAGCGGGATGCTATCCGAAACATCGTGATCCGTGCCCTCTTTTCTCCTTTTGCAGACAAACTCGTGGAGATGAAGAATGCGCTTGCTGAGGACATCAAATATCATCGTGTCCGCAGGAATCCGGAGGATGGCAGGGATTACGAGGGGGAGATAGAAACTCTTTCGGATGGCTTGACCTCGCTGGAAAAGCAGTTGGGCGAGAATCTCTTCGCATCTGCTGATGATAAGGCGGAAATATCGGCTTATCTCCGTGATTTCTATAAGGAGTTGGCATTTACCCGTCAGGATACGATGAAGCTTTACGAGGTTTAA
- a CDS encoding C-GCAxxG-C-C family protein, with protein MMNEQKILTPELEARVHQAVDNFMQGYGCCQSVVAAFADLYGLDDEMAKRIGAGFGGGVGRMRMMCGAVSGIVVLVGLDCGQTEGDDREGKSACYKVVQDLLAKSKEQNGSIICAEILGLKGHEKAQSSYVASARTAEYYKTRPCAAKVESAARIFAEYLMEKK; from the coding sequence ATGATGAATGAACAGAAAATATTGACTCCAGAGTTGGAGGCGCGTGTTCACCAGGCTGTGGATAACTTTATGCAGGGCTATGGCTGCTGCCAATCGGTGGTGGCAGCCTTTGCCGATTTATATGGTCTTGATGATGAGATGGCGAAGCGCATCGGTGCCGGCTTCGGTGGTGGAGTAGGCAGAATGAGAATGATGTGCGGAGCCGTTTCGGGCATCGTGGTGCTCGTTGGCTTGGATTGCGGACAGACCGAGGGGGATGACCGTGAGGGCAAGTCGGCATGCTATAAGGTGGTGCAGGATTTGCTTGCTAAATCGAAGGAGCAGAACGGCAGCATCATCTGTGCCGAGATTCTGGGCTTGAAGGGCCATGAGAAGGCGCAGTCCAGCTATGTGGCTTCAGCAAGAACGGCAGAATATTACAAGACCCGTCCTTGCGCTGCCAAAGTGGAGAGCGCTGCAAGAATTTTCGCAGAATATCTGATGGAGAAAAAATAA
- a CDS encoding glycoside hydrolase family 25 protein, with the protein MKKGLKYTLVSLGSLVVLAGIGLGIMYVVSPYKVKRWVGIASSYSDVFVDRLKGQPYTHGGYDGIDVSKHNGVIKWKEIAKNKRIKFVYIRATHGKGYVDRHYRRNIRLARKYGLKVGSYHLMSAGSSVTAQFLDFQKMVKKGEQDLIPVLDVEEKGIQGRWKGRQLQDSIQVFADLVKKHYGKYPIIYSNESFYNKEMGAKFNRYYLFIANYNSRQPSIDGRGKCNIWQYSETGHLHGIGERVDLSRFMNGTTIKDLML; encoded by the coding sequence ATGAAGAAAGGATTAAAATATACTTTGGTTTCCTTAGGCAGCCTGGTCGTTTTGGCTGGTATTGGTCTGGGAATCATGTATGTGGTGTCGCCATATAAGGTGAAGCGATGGGTGGGCATCGCTTCATCTTATTCTGATGTCTTCGTTGATAGATTGAAAGGGCAACCTTATACGCATGGCGGATATGACGGCATTGATGTGTCGAAACACAATGGAGTTATCAAGTGGAAGGAAATAGCGAAGAACAAGCGAATCAAGTTCGTTTATATCAGAGCTACACATGGTAAGGGATATGTGGATCGACATTATCGCCGAAATATCAGACTGGCTCGTAAATATGGGTTGAAGGTGGGATCTTATCATCTGATGTCTGCCGGCTCTTCAGTAACTGCTCAGTTCCTGGATTTCCAAAAGATGGTGAAGAAGGGTGAGCAGGACTTGATTCCTGTATTGGATGTGGAGGAGAAAGGCATCCAAGGAAGATGGAAGGGACGACAGCTGCAGGATAGCATACAGGTGTTTGCTGACTTGGTGAAGAAACACTATGGTAAGTATCCTATCATCTATAGCAACGAGAGTTTCTATAATAAGGAGATGGGGGCGAAGTTCAATCGCTATTATCTCTTCATCGCCAATTATAACTCCAGACAACCCTCTATCGACGGCAGAGGAAAGTGCAATATCTGGCAGTATTCCGAAACCGGACATTTGCATGGTATTGGAGAAAGGGTAGATTTAAGCAGATTCATGAATGGTACAACCATCAAGGATTTGATGCTGTAG
- a CDS encoding caspase family protein, giving the protein MKRILSIIAMFLFGILFLQARTYIVCVGIADYPGRQNDLRVSANDAKTISGIFTKNGNATVDCFVNSDVTIKKVCTAMRNTFAKASPSDAIILYFSGHGVPGGLVCYDGVLYYSSVLSIMRQCKAQQKMIFVDACFAGKMRNTNKRNTNYSKENVMFFLSSRSTEKSLETPRQTGFNNSLFTVFLERGLRGGADTNKDRVITAKEIYNFVHQGVVEASGNRQHPVMWGKFDGNMPVIKW; this is encoded by the coding sequence ATGAAACGAATTTTATCCATAATAGCCATGTTTTTGTTTGGCATTTTGTTTTTGCAAGCAAGAACCTATATCGTGTGTGTTGGTATTGCCGATTATCCCGGTCGTCAGAACGACCTTCGGGTAAGTGCGAATGATGCCAAGACCATATCGGGTATCTTTACCAAGAATGGTAATGCTACGGTTGATTGTTTTGTCAATTCAGACGTTACAATCAAAAAGGTATGTACGGCAATGCGTAATACATTTGCCAAGGCTTCGCCATCAGATGCTATTATCCTATACTTTAGCGGTCATGGTGTGCCTGGTGGATTGGTGTGTTACGATGGAGTTTTGTATTACTCTTCCGTATTGAGCATCATGAGACAGTGTAAAGCTCAGCAGAAAATGATTTTCGTGGATGCTTGCTTTGCAGGGAAAATGAGAAATACGAATAAGAGGAATACTAACTATTCCAAAGAGAATGTGATGTTCTTCCTCTCTTCCCGTTCAACGGAGAAATCCTTAGAAACTCCAAGACAGACAGGTTTCAATAACAGCCTGTTTACTGTGTTCTTGGAACGTGGCTTGCGAGGTGGTGCTGATACAAACAAGGATAGAGTTATCACGGCTAAGGAAATTTATAACTTCGTACATCAGGGAGTAGTCGAAGCATCAGGGAATCGTCAACATCCCGTAATGTGGGGTAAGTTTGATGGGAATATGCCAGTAATAAAATGGTGA